The following nucleotide sequence is from Vitis vinifera cultivar Pinot Noir 40024 chromosome 14, ASM3070453v1.
GCATTTATGTATTGAACTTCAATATAGATACACTAAAAGTATGATAATTTATGATATGCCTTAATTTATTACATGTAGgtacaatatttattattaaacttatAACATAAGTATACTAAAAGTACGATATATTACTATATGCCTTAATTTCGCTTTTTAAcaactataaaaattaattttaattataatattttcttaatagttatatttataaaactagtaatgaatttaatgaaatctatttaataaaaatataaaaataaattttttgttgtagTATATTCTTAATAGttatattacaaaattaaatatttcaaaatttatgaaatctgtataataaataatataataactttatatttttaattatcggaatgaaacaataatttgtaaaaattattattattattaacctaTTAAATAagaatactaataataataatatatataaataatataataattaattataaattattatttcattaattattattttaaaaatattataaataacttatccaaaccaataataataataataattagaagaaaaaaaaaggtgaattgTAGTTACATGCGAAATTAAAGGAATAACTCAAATTCCCATATCACACTTACTACACTTCGGTATGAGATACAAGCCAGAGTACCCTCATGGTCGATACTTTTTATATACACTTATGTATTGTACTTATAATATAGGTATACTAaaattacaatatattacaaaatgccttatttcattttttaacaattataaaaataattttttattataatattttcataacggttatatcataaatttaaacaattcaaaatttctcaaatctatttaataatatatatatatatatattcttataaaatctttataatgaaaaatataataaatttatttttttattcataaaaaataattatgattaattatttattatttatatgtattagtattaatattatttttatttgataggtTATTgatgataattattattattattattattattagaaaagaaaaagaaaaaatggagaaaagagAAACTAGGATATGCACGACTTTAAATCCATCATGTGCTCTAACCCTCTAACCAACCCTAAATCATAAttctcccctttttttttttttattgaaaacgaGGGAtagagaaaaaaggaaatgacAAGATAGGGTCTGATATGCTgctcttgatttttatttttggaccCGAATAATATCTATGTCCAGACGCCGAACTCCACCCTACTGTGGTGTCTCTAGGACCGTTTCTGTGCTCTCCCCCAGCTCCGATTTCACATATCCATTCTTCGAATTGAAGTATCTAAACCCCACAAAGGTTagtctttgttttcttctgttcTCTCTCGTTTTTCTCTGTTTGGTTGACGAGAAAATATATCCTCAATCCTTAATTTGTTACAACTTAAACTGATGTTGTGACCTTCTTTTGGAGGATTAGGTCAATGTTGTATGCAGTCTCTGGTCCAAGCACTTCGATATCCTGCCGAAGAAGCCTTGATTATCATGGATTTCGTCGCAGGCGTTTAGCACCGGCGAGGCTGTGCGTATCGGCTTCATTGCCGGATGCAAATGGAATTAAAGTGGAGTATACTCCTTGGCTTATTGTTGGATTAGGGAACCCTGGAAATAAGTACCATGGAACTAGACACAATGTGAGCTATCATCTTCAAAATCGCTCCCTTTaattcttgtttctttttctcctttttctctctctctatatataaaaaCCCGATTTTCATCTTTactctctgtttggttgctatgAAGATTGAGGAAAACGAAAGAAAGTGAAATTTTGGTTCTCTGTTGGTGTttctttgatttaaaaaatgtgaaGTTCTTATTCAAAGCAACCAAACTTTGCCTTATCCTCAATTGGATTCTTAGGGAACAGTGAAGGAAAGGGAGCAGAGCAATCAGAATGCTGAGGAAAGGAGACAGTTTTTTGTCATTTCCCTTTCCTTTGCCATTttctttccaagaaccaaaggGAGCGTTGCtgtctttctattttttctccagagataaaaaaataaaataaataaataaataaaacaatgaagTGTTTTTCCTTGTTTCCCATCTTACTGCTTTACTAAGTTATctattttaggttggttttGAAATGATTGATCGGATTTCTCAAGAAGAAGGCATTTTGTTGAACACAATACAATCGAAGGCTTTAATCGGAATAGGTACTTCATGAATTGCGTTACCCGTTTCTTTTAGTCAGTTTTTCTTATTGTTGTctccttctttctctctttcctgATGATCTTGATGGTTGTAAAGATTATTTGTGTGACCAGTACAGGCTCCATTGGAGAGGTACCAATTTTGCTGGCAAAACCTCAGGCATACATGAACTTCAGTGGGGAATCGGTTTgtccttatttttcatttcagctgttattttatgtttttgctGCATAGTTGCTCTAGTCTTGGAAAATCACTTTCTCATCCTGCCCTTTGATTTCAGAATGTCTGAAACACATAGGTAGTTGAATGGCTCAATTTGTTTACAGAATACTGAAGGGTGAAAATCTATCCTTTTTAATGGGGCCATTTAGTGTACAGCTGCTTCATCACAAATAACAGTATAAAATAGGAGTGCCATATCAAGAAAACTTAGAACTGAACCCATACCTACAATTGTCTTGGTGCTGTCATTGTCttttataatttccaaataGATATGATGGCTTTTATCCCAAAAACTAAgcccaaaaaaggaaaaaaaaaaaggtggagtCATCAATTCCAGTATACATCCATGCATCTCCACGTTGatgcttttgaatttttagaTTGATGTCCTGAAAAATTGAATCACTTTATTGTGCTTTGCACAGCAATTATGCAAGATTTAGGTTGGGAAGTGAATTGAATGTGGATTTGGTAGAGGATTTCTTAAGGGAAAAACTTTCACATGGGTGGTTATTGAAAATATGCTTATAGCTGTTTGAGATAGTGTTGACTTCTGTGTTCAGTATTAGAAGAAGTAGATGCTGAAATAGTTACTATTGTTGTGCAATTGAATATTATGTTTGggaattgtattttaaaaatactttataaaaaaatgaggaagTTTGGAcattttgaagaattttaattaaataaaaatctgcTTATGTATCATGTTTGAGGAAAAGCATGGGCCTCCTTGCTCCTCAAAGATGTGGATAAATCACATTTGGAAGTGTAGTCCTTTAGTTCAGGATTCCATTTATGCACTTTTAAAAGTTGTGTTCGATCTTCAAACGTTGGTTTTAGTATTTAAGAAGCTCTCCCAAAGAGGGCCTTAGCATTTTTCCTCTACATTATGTCTTAGAGCATGGTTCACATTTTAAGGTTTAGGGATTGTGGGGTGAGCATATGTTCCATGTTCGTTGAAACAGATGCATCATCATTGATTAAAGGCAGTTTAAATTCCCAGAAAAATTGAATACCATTACTggtgtttttatttgtttgcttTAAGTAATATCTGCAGACTATATACCATTTCTTTAGTGATAGGATTAGCATGCTAAGGGCTTGTTtgcaaacattttcaaaaacagttatgaaaaaatggttttttgaaacgattttttagaatagttttcaaggataaaaattctatttgagggctaatataaaaataataataattttctcacCTTATCCTTCATGGAGGTAGTGTGCacttatgtacaatgcaaaaattctcaaatttttcatACTTTCGGTTGTTATTCGAACCACTTTATAAAAAACACCTGAAGACACcttatatttgttttgaaaaacaacttgtttttggaataaattttttttaaaaaaaactgttttcaagaaCGGTTTCCAAATAAGCCATAAACTATTGGATGCTGTATATTGAGTTGCCTTCGTTTTACCTCATATTTGGCAacaacaattttctttttataagggGATGTAGAGATTAGGGTAGAAAGTTAGGCTTCTGTATGTAATGCAATGACAATTGATGTAATCAGCATTAAATCTTCAGTTTGTGTGTTTGAGAGATTGTACTATATTTCTGTGTAGTTGAATAGTTAGTTAGTCAAAGATGTGTTGATGTTTATTCAACATGTCTATCATCTGGTCATTGAATCAGTTTAACATTTCTTATCCATGATTTCTATATTCCCATTCTCGTAACCAATGTCCTTCCTTCTCTTTTGTTAAATACAATGGACTTCAGATATTTTAGTTATGAGTCTTATGACCCCCACAAAGTAGCCATTGTCTCtgactttttttttcactattctCAAGGTTGGACCGCTGGCTGCATATTATCAAGTACCCTTGCGTCATATCCTAGTGGTATCAATCTTATATGCTTCTGCAGTGTGAAACAAGCAAACAGCTCTTTACTTAATAATTATATAGAATGTTTTTAacacattttgaaatttttccaTGTAGGTCTATGATGAGATGAACTTACCAAATGGTGTTTTGAGGCTAGCACCAAGAGGAGGACATGGCTATCACAATGGGTACATTTACAATAATACGTATTTAACATAGTTTGAGCAAATCtgcattcttcatattttcttttcattggtAAATATAAGGAGAAAATGAGTAAAAGCTCTAGTACAGGGGAATTGCAcgagaaaattaaataattaatcaaataacaggCTGAAGCAAAGCCACAAAAGCATTGCATTACAAATAATCCTAACCAACAGAAATGTAATCACGACTAAAATGTAGTAATTTGGTGAAGTTGGACTCCTTAGTTtcctccaagaaaaatttgtaaTGTCTCCATGAGTGAATTGCAACTTCCTCTGTTCCTTGTGCTTTAAGGAATGCTGTTTTGCTGTTTTAATTTAGCAACTAGTTTAGCAACAATTTGCCATTTGGGGTGTGGACAGTTTTTATAGGTTTCATTAGAGCTGGACCAGCTGGTAGACAACACATTTCTTCATGGGCCTAACTGAGCAAAGGTTGACCTTGAGTTCTCAGCTAGGTTTGAAGTTGTATTAAGTGATGTGGCAGTGactttttttgaaattattagagaaaataattatttttagatatgaAGTGAATACCAACCTGCTGAGGCATAAATTGGATCTTTCAACTATGGATCCCAAAGAACTCTTCAAAATGGCATTGCACTGAATTCTCAGAAATTCAGTTGTTTCCGTATCATTTTGGTTCATGAATTCTTAATTTCTATTGAGAAGATATGTACAATTATATTCACCCTTTGAATATTTCATTTAGCACTTGAATAAAATTCCTTTTATGATGACAACTGCAATGATATAATTCTTCAAGATATTGAAATCCCATTCCCCATACAACTCTCTGAATAATGTTTGCCACATGGGCAGTTCAATTGTTTGAGCAGTCTGGACAGACTGGGAGaatgctttttttttgtttttgtttttgttttgttttgttcagtttttttctttctttcttttttttatatgggaaatgttttattttattttattttattttttttatttattatttttgtcccCACCGGGATTTAAACCTAGAATTCTCCCCCTCCCCCCaccccccatcccaaccccttGCTATAATGATGAAGCCTCAAGGGGAAGGATGGGAGAAGGTTCAGTAGATCATATAATATCAATTGACAATTTTGAGATTATTTGGATGTGCAAAAGATGCCTTATTCTATTCAGCAATATGTTGGTGTAAAATGAATACTCGAAGACAGTGAGGGGAAGGTCAAAAAATGCATGTTGCATTTgtaagaaaatatttgaattatattaGAGTAAAATGCTGAGCAAGATACATGTGGCTTACCCTAGATGGGGTTTGGATATTATGGTGAAGAGATTATTCTCCATTTTCACTCATTATATGTCTTTCAACATGCAAGCAGGTTAGCTCTATGATGagataagttattttaccaGGATTCTGAGTGACACCTGAGGCAGCCGACATGATATACCCAGAACAAAAAAGGACCCTAAGATGGGTATTAGATCATAGAGCAGCATCCTAATTGTAATTCTAGTGTATCTGACACAACAAAAAAGTATGAGGAGCAGATTGTCTTcacatgatattaaaaaaatgatatggaaGTATGCAGGGCATTTTATCAGATCATGGGTTTTACATTTTCTCTCTCAACCATGTTCTTGTAGTGTCTTCGACTAAAGAAGTtatcaatttgaaatttctatttGGGAACAAGTAGTTGCTTTCATTTCCACAAAAGTTCAATCATTGTTGCTTTCTTATTTCAGACTGAAGAATGTGATGGGCCATTTGGATGGTTGTCGTGAATTTCCTCGGTTGTGCATAGGTTGGTTTCATAGCTTCCATGATTAGCTTCTGATAACATTATCCTCTCAGCTTGAGCTTTAGTTGCCGCCACACCttaaaatttatcatgttttcaGGCATTGGAAATCCACCTGGCaccatggacatgaaagcttaTCTTCTACAGAAGTTCAGTTTCGAAGAGCGCAAGCAGGTAAATCATTTCACCTTCCTGTGTAGTTTATTCTCCACTTTTAATGAACAGAGTTCTCATTTAAATATAACTGGAATCCACTTGTCTTTTGGCCGATCGCCTCTGCACCATATCTTACGAGCTGTGCCTTCATGCTGTCTAGATTCTGACGGATGTTCAGAATTACTTTTGTCGATTTGTGTAGAACTTCCTGCATACATTACACTTCCTTGTAGAAGTTCTATTCTGATTTCTGGATATCAGTTTGATTACATGGTGATGAATGTTGATCATTTTTCCATCATGTTAACTGGGAATTGGTATGTGGGGCAGATTGATGCAGCTCAAGAACAAGGGATTGGAGCAGTGAGGAACCTGGTGCTCAATGGATTCAACCACAGTACCACCAGATTTAATCTGGGGCAAAAGTACAAGTATCACAAAGTTTGAATTTTACAACTCAAGGAATCCAAACATTGAGTAGAGAATGGGGAGACAGCATCATTACCTTGTTTCCAAATAGAAACTTCATATGGTTTAACCAATGTTGTATACGAGAGTAGCAAGGCCTTTTGCCCCTTTACCCGTCACCTCTATCACATATTCTCTGCAAAGCCTTTAAACCTTTTGCTTTACATAGCTCATCTTTAATTTTCATGTTCAACCAGAGTTATGTGATTTGGAAAAGATTCTGGTAACCCTTTACAAAAGGGTTACTTGATTTTAAAAGGGATGAATTAATCCCAAATAGAAAATACCcttcatcttttcttttcttataaatataatttttttattcaaaatttacttGAAAATAATACAACTGTTGAAGTGCGTTTGCATTACAAATTTGGGATTATTTCAtctattttaatcaattaattttttttttaaatagatttttcttttcagaGCCAATTTCCCGACTTGAAAAGATGTGGcaattttcttgataaaaaatagtttttaataatttgtttgcAAGTAGGGtatttttttgagaatatgttttaattttttttaaatttacttgtttttaaaaaatagttgtacaaaatataaagaatgattgaaattaaattaatataattaaaggttttttgaaaaatatttgaaaacataaaaagtagattaa
It contains:
- the LOC100248112 gene encoding chloroplastic group IIB intron splicing facilitator CRS2-B, chloroplastic gives rise to the protein MLYAVSGPSTSISCRRSLDYHGFRRRRLAPARLCVSASLPDANGIKVEYTPWLIVGLGNPGNKYHGTRHNVGFEMIDRISQEEGILLNTIQSKALIGIGSIGEVPILLAKPQAYMNFSGESVGPLAAYYQVPLRHILVVYDEMNLPNGVLRLAPRGGHGYHNGLKNVMGHLDGCREFPRLCIGIGNPPGTMDMKAYLLQKFSFEERKQIDAAQEQGIGAVRNLVLNGFNHSTTRFNLGQKYKYHKV